Proteins from a genomic interval of Rhipicephalus microplus isolate Deutch F79 chromosome 6, USDA_Rmic, whole genome shotgun sequence:
- the LOC142765691 gene encoding uncharacterized protein LOC142765691 isoform X2 produces MCHGCRCAEVVFGCALNNNLRSIHTCTNKSSNAVIMYQLPKRKKRGPYKRYINHGSDFVLPRSTERGCQQREVPMDTSSSDDEAAGQASVSTDINGILRTDTLSSEDEQETSSDACSTAASRVTSAPVSPTTPELQATNDRPQHANPMVSHDTLLNDEELSMSDEDGSEQHDPGELPSEDDMQMPNSPTGPSHGGKSQFGELFTDVITERVVLSRGDILLMVLKHAVKNNLSFTGLTSMLDLINRIFEHPILPDSRYQLSKLLSKTGTTMTYYCFCPKCFTHIENAETNASFQCIQCGHRTSVSSLSDMPFFVTLDVESQLQRLLKDCALLDLTKPLHHDGSLGDLCDGEMYHKFAASTQQCGPRITFTLNADGTPLFKSSGTSIWPIQLIVNEIPAEQRMSKLVLAALWFWKEKPNMELFQNTFVKEMSHLSENGFVLERKGQLQTYKAYCICCAVDSVARAPMQGVTQFNGYFGCNWCLQKGERAGGSTKYPVQPLNPTERTESQMVEDMMTAVREGVTVNGVKTASPLIGLPYFNIVSGFVPDYMHCILLGVARQFLDLWFESSGYAYSLSRKQNMVDERLLAIRPPRDVKRLPRATKERRWWKAKELENWILYYSIPVLHGILERRYLEHWACLVEALHIMLQRSIETAEVNRAEKLLLEFHVRSEMLFGKAFMTYNMHQLTHIVKSIHDWGPLWAHSAFPFESGNGSLKEAIKAANGIPHQLCRVLQIENTVMELQDLTASPSVVLYCNSFDAKVTHKSKSSSDGTRFFGSGSCIPPACSSPEQEILPPSVKYRRMMVNGSILTDCLYASKKKTNTSVVQLLDGSFAIIEKIISSGDNTCICVWKLRCRPVKYDLVTVNHVHKVLFKQSPTVIIQPLEIRSVSVLINVENVSYVCAPPSTLSL; encoded by the exons ATGTGCCATGGTTGCCGTTGTGCTGAAGTGGTGTTCGGTTGTGCGCTCAACAACAATCTGAGGAGCATCCACACGTGCACCAACAAATCGTCTAATGCGGTCATAATGTATCAACTTccaaagagaaagaagagaggcCCATATAAACGATATATCAACCATGGATCGGACTTTGTGCTACCGAGAAGTACTGAGAGGGGTTGCCAACAGCGT GAGGTGCCTATGGACACATCCTCGTCTGATGATGAAGCAGCAGGACAAGCTTCAGTCTCGACAGATATAAATGGCATACTTCGAACTGATACGTTGAGTAGTGAGGATGAACAG GAAACTTCAAGCGATGCTTGTAGCACAGCAGCCTCCAGGGTGACATCTGCTCCGGTCAGTCCCACTACTCCAGAACTGCAAGCAACCAATGATAGGCCACAGCATGCCAACCCGATGGTTTCCCATGACACATTGCTAAATGATGAAGAG CTGTCCATGTCTGATGAGGATGGTTCAGAGCAACATGATCCTGGAGAGCTGCCTTCAGAAGATGACATG CAAATGCCTAACAGTCCCACGGGGCCGAGTCATGGTGGCAAGTCGCAGTTTGGAGAGTTATTTACTGATGTTATCACTGAAAGAGTGGTTTTGTCCAGAGGTGACATTCTCCTCATGGTGCTGAAGCACGCTGTGAAAAATAATTTGTCATTCACTGGGCTGACCAGCATGTTGGACCTTATTAACAGAATTTTCGAACATCCAATATTGCCTGATTCACGGTACCAGCTCTCCAAACTTTTGAGCAAAACTGGCACAACCATGACATATTATTGTTTTTGCCCCAAATGCTTCACACATATAGAAAATGCTGAAACAAATGCCTCTTTTCAGTGCATACAGTGTGGGCACAGAACGAGTGTTTCCAGTCTATCTGATATGCCTTTTTTTGTGACTCTTGATGTGGAATCACAGTTGCAAAGATTGTTGAAAGACTGTGCACTCCTTGACCTAACAAAGCCACTTCACCATGATGGCTCACTGGGTGATCTATGTGATGGTGAAATGTACCACAAATTCGCAGCTTCAACACAGCAGTGTGGGCCCAGAATCACCTTCACCCTAAATGCCGATGGCACACCGCTGTTCAAATCAAGTGGCACGTCCATTTGGCCTATTCAGTTAATTGTTAATGAGATCCCAGCTGAACAGAGAATGTCAAAACTCGTCCTTGCGGCATTGTGGTTTTGGAAGGAGAAACCAAATATGGAGCTTTTTCAGAACACATTTGTAAAGGAAATGAGCCACCTCAGTGAAAATGGCTTTGTGTTGGAGCGGAAGGGTCAACTGCAGACATACAAAGCTTATTGCATTTGTTGTGCAGTTGACTCTGTTGCCAGGGCACCTATGCAAGGTGTCACACAATTTAATGGTTATTTCGGATGTAACTGGTGTCTGCAGAAAGGTGAACGAGCTGGTGGTTCTACTAAGTACCCTGTTCAACCATTGAACCCCACTGAGCGCACTGAAAGCCAGATGGTCGAAGATATGATGACTGCAGTTAGGGAAGGTGTGACTGTTAATGGTGTTAAAACAGCATCTCCGTTGATCGGCCTGCCCTATTTTAATATCGTATCAGGCTTTGTCCCTGACTACATGCACTGTATTTTACTCGGTGTAGCACGGCAGTTTTTAGACTTGTGGTTTGAGTCATCAGGTTATGCCTACTCCCTCAGTCGCAAGCAAAACATGGTCGATGAGAGGCTTTTGGCTATCAGGCCACCGAGAGACGTGAAAAGATTGCCGCGAGCAACAAAAGAGCGGAGATGGTGGAAAGCTAAAGAGCTGGAGAATTGGATACTATATTACAGCATCCCAGTGCTCCATGGTATTCTGGAGAGAAGATACCTTGAGCATTGGGCATGCTTGGTGGAAGCTTTACATATTATGCTGCAGCGCAGTATCGAAACTGCTGAAGTTAACAGAGCAGAGAAACTCTTGTTAGAGTTTCATGTGCGCTCAGAAATGCTTTTTGGAAAAGCTTTCATGACATATAACATGCACCAGCTGACACATATTGTCAAGAGTATCCACGACTGGGGACCCCTGTGGGCACATTCCGCATTTCCATTTGAATCGGGAAATGGGAGCCTCAAAGAGGCCATCAAAGCTGCAAATGGAATTCCACACCAGCTGTGTAGAGTTCTGCAGATTGAAAACACTGTAATGGAGCTGCAGGATCTGACTGCCAGCCCTAGCGTGGTGCTGTATTGCAATTCTTTTGATGCCAAGGTCACTCACAAAAGCAAAAGCAGCAGTGATGGCACCCGTTTTTTTGGAAGTGGTTCTTGTATTCCACCAGCCTGTTCATCACCTGAGCAAGAAATTCTGCCACCCTCTGTAAAGTACAGAAGAATGATGGTAAACGGTTCAATCCTGACAGACTGCTTGTACGCGTCAAAGAAAAAGACTAATACTTCAGTTGTTCAACTCTTGGATGGATCATTTGCCATTATTGAAAAGATCATTTCAAGTGGTGATAACACATGCATATGTGTCTGGAAACTTCGGTGCCGACCAGTAAAGTATGACTTGGTGACCGTTAACCATGTGCACAAAGTGTTATTCAAACAGTCTCCTACAGTAATTATTCAGCCTCTAGAAATAAGAAGTGTTAGTGTATTAATCAATGTGGAAAATGTTTCATATGTATGTGCACCTCCCAGCACTCTTTCTCTGTAG
- the LOC142765691 gene encoding uncharacterized protein LOC142765691 isoform X1 translates to MCHGCRCAEVVFGCALNNNLRSIHTCTNKSSNAVIMYQLPKRKKRGPYKRYINHGSDFVLPRSTERGCQQREVPMDTSSSDDEAAGQASVSTDINGILRTDTLSSEDEQETSSDACSTAASRVTSAPVSPTTPELQATNDRPQHANPMVSHDTLLNDEELSMSDEDGSEQHDPGELPSEDDMQQMPNSPTGPSHGGKSQFGELFTDVITERVVLSRGDILLMVLKHAVKNNLSFTGLTSMLDLINRIFEHPILPDSRYQLSKLLSKTGTTMTYYCFCPKCFTHIENAETNASFQCIQCGHRTSVSSLSDMPFFVTLDVESQLQRLLKDCALLDLTKPLHHDGSLGDLCDGEMYHKFAASTQQCGPRITFTLNADGTPLFKSSGTSIWPIQLIVNEIPAEQRMSKLVLAALWFWKEKPNMELFQNTFVKEMSHLSENGFVLERKGQLQTYKAYCICCAVDSVARAPMQGVTQFNGYFGCNWCLQKGERAGGSTKYPVQPLNPTERTESQMVEDMMTAVREGVTVNGVKTASPLIGLPYFNIVSGFVPDYMHCILLGVARQFLDLWFESSGYAYSLSRKQNMVDERLLAIRPPRDVKRLPRATKERRWWKAKELENWILYYSIPVLHGILERRYLEHWACLVEALHIMLQRSIETAEVNRAEKLLLEFHVRSEMLFGKAFMTYNMHQLTHIVKSIHDWGPLWAHSAFPFESGNGSLKEAIKAANGIPHQLCRVLQIENTVMELQDLTASPSVVLYCNSFDAKVTHKSKSSSDGTRFFGSGSCIPPACSSPEQEILPPSVKYRRMMVNGSILTDCLYASKKKTNTSVVQLLDGSFAIIEKIISSGDNTCICVWKLRCRPVKYDLVTVNHVHKVLFKQSPTVIIQPLEIRSVSVLINVENVSYVCAPPSTLSL, encoded by the exons ATGTGCCATGGTTGCCGTTGTGCTGAAGTGGTGTTCGGTTGTGCGCTCAACAACAATCTGAGGAGCATCCACACGTGCACCAACAAATCGTCTAATGCGGTCATAATGTATCAACTTccaaagagaaagaagagaggcCCATATAAACGATATATCAACCATGGATCGGACTTTGTGCTACCGAGAAGTACTGAGAGGGGTTGCCAACAGCGT GAGGTGCCTATGGACACATCCTCGTCTGATGATGAAGCAGCAGGACAAGCTTCAGTCTCGACAGATATAAATGGCATACTTCGAACTGATACGTTGAGTAGTGAGGATGAACAG GAAACTTCAAGCGATGCTTGTAGCACAGCAGCCTCCAGGGTGACATCTGCTCCGGTCAGTCCCACTACTCCAGAACTGCAAGCAACCAATGATAGGCCACAGCATGCCAACCCGATGGTTTCCCATGACACATTGCTAAATGATGAAGAG CTGTCCATGTCTGATGAGGATGGTTCAGAGCAACATGATCCTGGAGAGCTGCCTTCAGAAGATGACATG CAGCAAATGCCTAACAGTCCCACGGGGCCGAGTCATGGTGGCAAGTCGCAGTTTGGAGAGTTATTTACTGATGTTATCACTGAAAGAGTGGTTTTGTCCAGAGGTGACATTCTCCTCATGGTGCTGAAGCACGCTGTGAAAAATAATTTGTCATTCACTGGGCTGACCAGCATGTTGGACCTTATTAACAGAATTTTCGAACATCCAATATTGCCTGATTCACGGTACCAGCTCTCCAAACTTTTGAGCAAAACTGGCACAACCATGACATATTATTGTTTTTGCCCCAAATGCTTCACACATATAGAAAATGCTGAAACAAATGCCTCTTTTCAGTGCATACAGTGTGGGCACAGAACGAGTGTTTCCAGTCTATCTGATATGCCTTTTTTTGTGACTCTTGATGTGGAATCACAGTTGCAAAGATTGTTGAAAGACTGTGCACTCCTTGACCTAACAAAGCCACTTCACCATGATGGCTCACTGGGTGATCTATGTGATGGTGAAATGTACCACAAATTCGCAGCTTCAACACAGCAGTGTGGGCCCAGAATCACCTTCACCCTAAATGCCGATGGCACACCGCTGTTCAAATCAAGTGGCACGTCCATTTGGCCTATTCAGTTAATTGTTAATGAGATCCCAGCTGAACAGAGAATGTCAAAACTCGTCCTTGCGGCATTGTGGTTTTGGAAGGAGAAACCAAATATGGAGCTTTTTCAGAACACATTTGTAAAGGAAATGAGCCACCTCAGTGAAAATGGCTTTGTGTTGGAGCGGAAGGGTCAACTGCAGACATACAAAGCTTATTGCATTTGTTGTGCAGTTGACTCTGTTGCCAGGGCACCTATGCAAGGTGTCACACAATTTAATGGTTATTTCGGATGTAACTGGTGTCTGCAGAAAGGTGAACGAGCTGGTGGTTCTACTAAGTACCCTGTTCAACCATTGAACCCCACTGAGCGCACTGAAAGCCAGATGGTCGAAGATATGATGACTGCAGTTAGGGAAGGTGTGACTGTTAATGGTGTTAAAACAGCATCTCCGTTGATCGGCCTGCCCTATTTTAATATCGTATCAGGCTTTGTCCCTGACTACATGCACTGTATTTTACTCGGTGTAGCACGGCAGTTTTTAGACTTGTGGTTTGAGTCATCAGGTTATGCCTACTCCCTCAGTCGCAAGCAAAACATGGTCGATGAGAGGCTTTTGGCTATCAGGCCACCGAGAGACGTGAAAAGATTGCCGCGAGCAACAAAAGAGCGGAGATGGTGGAAAGCTAAAGAGCTGGAGAATTGGATACTATATTACAGCATCCCAGTGCTCCATGGTATTCTGGAGAGAAGATACCTTGAGCATTGGGCATGCTTGGTGGAAGCTTTACATATTATGCTGCAGCGCAGTATCGAAACTGCTGAAGTTAACAGAGCAGAGAAACTCTTGTTAGAGTTTCATGTGCGCTCAGAAATGCTTTTTGGAAAAGCTTTCATGACATATAACATGCACCAGCTGACACATATTGTCAAGAGTATCCACGACTGGGGACCCCTGTGGGCACATTCCGCATTTCCATTTGAATCGGGAAATGGGAGCCTCAAAGAGGCCATCAAAGCTGCAAATGGAATTCCACACCAGCTGTGTAGAGTTCTGCAGATTGAAAACACTGTAATGGAGCTGCAGGATCTGACTGCCAGCCCTAGCGTGGTGCTGTATTGCAATTCTTTTGATGCCAAGGTCACTCACAAAAGCAAAAGCAGCAGTGATGGCACCCGTTTTTTTGGAAGTGGTTCTTGTATTCCACCAGCCTGTTCATCACCTGAGCAAGAAATTCTGCCACCCTCTGTAAAGTACAGAAGAATGATGGTAAACGGTTCAATCCTGACAGACTGCTTGTACGCGTCAAAGAAAAAGACTAATACTTCAGTTGTTCAACTCTTGGATGGATCATTTGCCATTATTGAAAAGATCATTTCAAGTGGTGATAACACATGCATATGTGTCTGGAAACTTCGGTGCCGACCAGTAAAGTATGACTTGGTGACCGTTAACCATGTGCACAAAGTGTTATTCAAACAGTCTCCTACAGTAATTATTCAGCCTCTAGAAATAAGAAGTGTTAGTGTATTAATCAATGTGGAAAATGTTTCATATGTATGTGCACCTCCCAGCACTCTTTCTCTGTAG
- the LOC142765691 gene encoding uncharacterized protein LOC142765691 isoform X3 — MCHGCRCAEVVFGCALNNNLRSIHTCTNKSSNAVIMYQLPKRKKRGPYKRYINHGSDFVLPRSTERGCQQREVPMDTSSSDDEAAGQASVSTDINGILRTDTLSSEDEQETSSDACSTAASRVTSAPVSPTTPELQATNDRPQHANPMVSHDTLLNDEELSMSDEDGSEQHDPGELPSEDDMVGPSEVAKITQTWLMSLTAGGSLSLFRHWKCRIYER, encoded by the exons ATGTGCCATGGTTGCCGTTGTGCTGAAGTGGTGTTCGGTTGTGCGCTCAACAACAATCTGAGGAGCATCCACACGTGCACCAACAAATCGTCTAATGCGGTCATAATGTATCAACTTccaaagagaaagaagagaggcCCATATAAACGATATATCAACCATGGATCGGACTTTGTGCTACCGAGAAGTACTGAGAGGGGTTGCCAACAGCGT GAGGTGCCTATGGACACATCCTCGTCTGATGATGAAGCAGCAGGACAAGCTTCAGTCTCGACAGATATAAATGGCATACTTCGAACTGATACGTTGAGTAGTGAGGATGAACAG GAAACTTCAAGCGATGCTTGTAGCACAGCAGCCTCCAGGGTGACATCTGCTCCGGTCAGTCCCACTACTCCAGAACTGCAAGCAACCAATGATAGGCCACAGCATGCCAACCCGATGGTTTCCCATGACACATTGCTAAATGATGAAGAG CTGTCCATGTCTGATGAGGATGGTTCAGAGCAACATGATCCTGGAGAGCTGCCTTCAGAAGATGACATGGTAGGTCCATCGGAAGTTGCAAAAATTACACAAACATGGCTGATGTCATTAACTGCTGGGGGATCACTTAGCTTGTTTAGGCATTGGAAATGCAGAATTTATGAACGGTAA
- the LOC119166816 gene encoding uncharacterized protein LOC119166816: MITHAKVRYEDDRKLAIVDVGDIENFKPEHAKDFKSKFFYSVKWTDPDGTSDYYRARILALGESEDDLEGEGGSRQRPRFEKMAYSPDGGSEDEDDVQPERPVKKPSGPKQELLDMLKRKKDDICRKEETATKKQKKRETYDDRGSLVSELKNKLQRLEQLMDRKSKKIEQLQNKNNTLEKEAMELRRLNVRLQEKILTALDEGKGNSRAACSIKSKPEHSRMELIDIDMDVIPRETTPPPDDCPRKENATVDIGSGLRINSCAWSHIQGHQKDSLFVKDLLLGIWPKEQLKNRSLQGKRCPRFPDRPAKTPLTPWKVEVMRDCYRRRLQRQGIPENLVPAALKQLNHFVVEKLADLERMAKREKDNLKPQESCE, translated from the exons ATGATCACGCACGCTAAAGTACGTTACGAAGACGATCGGAAACTTGCGATTGTGGATGTTGGCgacatcgaaaacttcaaaccagaGCACGCGAAGGACTTCAAGTCCAAGTTCTTCTATTCTGTAAAGTGGACCGATCCGGACGGGACCTCTGATTACTACCGGGCTCGGATCCTAGCTTTGGGAG AATCTGAAGACGACTTGGAGGGGGAGGGAGGAAGCCGGCAGAGGCCTAGGTTTGAAAAAATGGCTTATTCACCTGACGGCGGAAGTGAGGATGAAGATGATGTCCAGCCAGAG CGTCCCGTGAAAAAGCCCTCTGGCCCAAAACAGGAGCTCTTGGACAtgctgaagagaaaaaaggaTGACATCTGCCGAAAGGAGGAAACAgctacaaagaaacaaaaaaagagggagacCTATGACGATAGGGGCAGCCTAGTCAGTGAGCTCAAGAACAAGCTACAGAGGCTTGAACAACTGATGgatagaaagagcaaaaaaatagAGCAGCTCCAAAACAAGAATAACACATTAGAAAAGGAGGCCATGGAGCTGAGGCGGCTTAATGTGAGGCTGCAGGAAAAAATTCTGACAGCCTTAGATGAAGGCAAAG GCAACAGTAGAGCTGCGTGCTCAATTAAGAGCAAACCGGAGCACTCAAGGATGGAGCTCATAGATATTGACATGGATGTGATTCCAAGGGAGACAACACCGCCACCAGATGATTGCCCAAGAAAAGAGAATGCCACG GTGGACATTGGCAGTGGCCTTCGAATAAATTCTTGTGCGTGGAGTCACATCCAGGGCCATCAAAAGGATTCTCTTTTTGTGAAAGACCTGCTTCTTGGAATTTGGCCAAAGGAGCAGCTGAAAAACCGCTCTTTGCAAG GAAAGCGGTGTCCACGATTTCCGGATCGGCCTGCAAAAACTCCACTGACGCCTTGGAAAGTGGAAGTGATGCGGG ATTGTTACAGACGGCGACTGCAGCGCCAAGGTATTCCTGAAAACCTTGTGCCTGCTGCACTCAAGCAGCTAAACCATTTTGTGGTGGAGAAGCTGGCAGACCTTGAGAGGATGGCAAAACG GGAGAAGGACAACCTTAAGCCACAGGAAAGCTGTGAATAA
- the LOC119167079 gene encoding uncharacterized protein LOC119167079 has translation MENTGGAQSMNSTVSWTASASAARPVPQTTPSGKNEPNFGSHLPASLRTWSRPPSVAYGSSHVMPRNMTNSSNVVIRDRTVAPHVPNRSSALPSSTTTVLGESEAARRDRQMALLHSNLKDGVLKSGSVPSSMGGHSVSAKPQPASSSPDTTASSETQLLMCECNFGPVDQATLERHIMAAHVKPFSHSCELCDRKFPTRKELRDHVTCHSRVYGAAKPNGSCGLQQGDERTSVVQECDSLSGVTEDIFPRSTAGGETRVNDSVTEKGYHWRLRPDLVGSDGLLAFYKCTVGQCRFTANRASDFSNHLASHRVGELGELICIYCGEKFDVIAILVQHMEGAHRHMVFQCGHCLYRAVLPIHVQLHHQWAHAGLELLILVCTNPARHSTYAAIPPQRVSLTHYWCSVPNCGFKSFNPDVFEWHLSSIHPKAKEYFCSLCSTSTPVGSPRELIEHYCVKHGMDVVQCGMCHHSEPTCHTMLKHLCYHHPDSPLGLICRTNEQVEEFEKCVQSFQGSDEPPVGRSGPSPEPDTSPTRQSLPIVPAVKTCPFCTNHVVTLAELANHCVAAHQIKCPISDILQLMLKNRCASTAKDSSLSCPFCSATFPTKDALQEHIYHEFHYMPIQCEACSYSTTNKVHLKEHFSSSHAGEFPTFKTCENDDFESWVTKLVSQQENHCVVIEKPYQCVQCTERFQSIGGLRVHLYTHLKYYPYHCSICDECFVSQEEVEEHQRKKYNAAGQYSTKQVRFETKETKVDSFIDTAITMLQQLLHNSPSQQCPWKGCTYESSVKSERDAHANVHVAKRNTCTRCQFSSHSADVIAWHGKEQHSPVSSSTEAPSCSDVQPVPKNNSRLFACGLCNYRGPNTMSVREHSKIVHPGKAVKLVVPKRKDLYSPAVKSMEQPARSKEEDGEERLSVSLVPPQRSTTRPSRWSSNKQRCPCNECKFVASSERLLHIHKTELHEDSQSLNADSDVVANAMSNALILATHHYSTLASGISQKASQSACQLDTSAPGSPQPDHVYTCRKCAEQFRLKTSLYNHLLVKHHAYAACDTCGSALMNNAQAINHAKKHPTVRSTFTVLKRKQLTNPAARNLNRNIPTNKQLVQEASDLYVVSPWAPDARVPLQEFSLQYNLNARVRVKDFERSLSKNLS, from the coding sequence ATGGAAAACACAGGTGGAGCCCAGAGCATGAATTCGACTGTGTCCTGGACCGCTTCAGCTAGTGCAGCCAGACCCGTGCCTCAGACAACTCCTTCGGGCAAGAACGAGCCGAATTTCGGCTCGCATCTTCCTGCTTCGTTGAGAACATGGAGTAGGCCCCCTTCTGTTGCATATGGCAGCAGCCACGTGATGCCAAGAAACATGACAAACAGCAGCAACGTTGTGATAAGGGACAGAACTGTGGCGCCGCACGTACCAAACAGAAGCAGTGCTTTGCCGAGTAGTACCACAACAGTGCTTGGCGAGTCGGAGGCTGCACGCAGGGACAGGCAGATGGCGTTACTGCATTCAAACCTCAAAGACGGCGTTCTCAAGTCTGGGTCAGTGCCCTCTTCTATGGGCGGACATTCTGTTTCTGCAAAGCCACAGCCAGCCTCATCGAGCCCCGACACTACCGCTAGCAGTGAGACTCAACTTTTGATGTGCGAGTGCAATTTTGGACCAGTCGACCAAGCGACCTTGGAAAGGCACATCATGGCTGCCCACGTCAAGCCGTTTAGCCATAGCTGCGAACTCTGTGACAGAAAATTTCCTACGCGAAAAGAACTTAGAGATCATGTTACTTGCCATTCACGCGTGTATGGTGCTGCAAAACCGAATGGTTCATGTGGCTTACAGCAGGGCGACGAGAGAACAAGCGTCGTGCAGGAATGCGATTCGCTAAGTGGAGTTACTGAAGACATATTCCCTAGGAGTACTGCTGGTGGCGAAACACGTGTAAATGACAGTGTAACTGAAAAAGGGTACCACTGGCGATTAAGGCCCGATCTGGTAGGCTCAGATGGCTTGCTCGCTTTCTATAAGTGCACAGTCGGACAGTGTCGCTTCACGGCCAATCGTGCGAGTGATTTCTCTAACCATCTAGCGTCTCACCGGGTGGGAGAACTGGGAGAGCTCATTTGCATTTATTGTGGCGAAAAGTTTGACGTCATCGCCATTCTTGTGCAACACATGGAAGGTGCTCACAGGCATATGGTTTTCCAGTGTGGGCATTGTCTCTACCGGGCCGTACTGCCCATTCACGTTCAGTTGCACCACCAGTGGGCACACGCGGGGCTGGAGCTGCTGATTCTCGTGTGCACTAATCCCGCAAGGCATTCTACATATGCAGCCATTCCTCCGCAGCGTGTCAGCCTGACTCATTACTGGTGTAGTGTTCCTAACTGCGGCTTTAAGAGTTTCAACCCTGATGTGTTTGAGTGGCACCTTAGTTCTATCCATCCGAAGGCTAAGGAGTACTTCTGTTCTCTCTGTTCTACTTCTACGCCTGTAGGTAGCCCGCGAGAACTGATTGAGCACTACTGTGTTAAACACGGCATGGACGTAGTGCAGTGCGGCATGTGTCACCATTCTGAGCCCACGTGCCACACAATGCTGAAGCACCTTTGCTACCACCACCCGGACAGTCCCCTGGGACTAATTTGTCGCACTAACGAGCAAGTTGAAGAGTTCGAAAAGTGCGTGCAGTCGTTCCAGGGATCGGATGAACCGCCGGTGGGTAGGTCAGGCCCGTCACCGGAGCCAGACACGTCACCGACACGCCAATCGTTGCCCATAGTCCCTGCCGTGAAAACCTGCCCCTTCTGcacaaaccacgttgtgacctTGGCCGAACTCGCCAACCATTGTGTAGCAGCTCACCAGATTAAGTGCCCAATTTCCGATATCTTGCAGCTAATGTTAAAAAATCGCTGTGCGTCCACTGCGAAAGATAGCAGCCTCTCCTGTCCTTTTTGCAGTGCGACGTTCCCGACCAAGGATGCACTTCAGGAACACATCTACCACGAGTTCCACTACATGCCTATCCAATGTGAAGCATGCAGTTATTCCACCACCAACAAAGTTCACTTGAAGGAGCACTTTTCGTCCAGCCATGCTGGAGAGTTTCCCACATTCAAAACTTGTGAAAACGACGATTTTGAGTCTTGGGTAACAAAATTAGTCTCCCAGCAAGAAAATCACTGCGTTGTAATCGAAAAGCCCTACCAGTGCGTCCAATGTACAGAACGATTCCAAAGCATTGGCGGACTGAGAGTTCATTTGTATACACACTTAAAATACTACCCCTACCATTGTTCAATATGTGACGAGTGCTTTGTAAGCCAAGAAGAAGTTGAAGAGCACCAGCGCAAAAAGTACAATGCGGCGGGGCAGTACTCGACTAAACAGGTCAGGTTTGAAACAAAAGAGACGAAGGTCGACAGTTTTATTGACACAGCTATAACGATGCTGCAGCAACTTTTACACAATTCGCCTTCGCAGCAGTGTCCGTGGAAGGGGTGCACGTATGAATCTTCGGTGAAAAGTGAACGCGATGCTCATGCGAATGTGCATGTGGCAAAGCGCAACACGTGCACCAGGTGCCAATTCAGCTCGCACAGCGCTGATGTCATTGCGTGGCACGGCAAGGAGCAGCACAGTCCAGTCTCCAGCAGCACTGAGGCTCCTTCGTGCAGTGATGTACAACCAGTGCCAAAGAACAACTCACGCTTGTTTGCCTGCGGTTTGTGTAATTATAGGGGACCCAACACCATGAGCGTTCGCGAGCATTCCAAGATTGTGCATCCCGGCAAGGCGGTCAAGCTGGTCGTTCCTAAAAGGAAAGATCTGTACAGCCCTGCCGTCAAAAGCATGGAACAGCCTGCGAGATCGAAAGAAGAGGATGGGGAAGAGCGACTATCCGTTTCACTGGTGCCTCCCCAAAGGAGCACCACGCGTCCCAGTCGGTGGTCATCCAACAAACAGAGGTGCCCGTGCAACGAGTGCAAGTTCGTGGCATCATCCGAACGACTCCTGCACATTCACAAGACCGAATTACATGAAGATAGCCAGAGCCTCAATGCAGACTCAGATGTTGTTGCCAATGCCATGTCCAATGCCTTGATCCTGGCCACTCACCATTACTCCACGCTGGCTTCCGGCATTTCCCAAAAGGCATCTCAGTCAGCATGCCAGCTTGACACTTCGGCGCCCGGTTCACCACAGCCGGACCATGTCTACACGTGCCGCAAGTGCGCCGAGCAGTTCCGGTTGAAGACGAGCTTATACAACCACCTGCTAGTGAAGCATCACGCATATGCCGCCTGCGATACCTGTGGTAGTGCACTGATGAACAATGCTCAAGCTATTAATCATGCTAAGAAGCACCCAACTGTGCGAAGCACTTTCACGGTACTCAAAAGGAAACAGCTTACCAACCCTGCAGCGAGGAATTTAAATAGGAACATTCCTACCAATAAACAGTTAGTACAAGAAGCCAGTGATCTCTATGTGGTGTCACCCTGGGCTCCCGATGCACGAGTTCCTCTGCAAGAATTTTCTCTTCAGTACAACCTTAACGCACGTGTGCGCGTAAAGGATTTTGAGAGGTCTCTCAGTAAGAACCTTTCATAA